The nucleotide sequence TGGCCGCAAGCGCGTTGGATGATATCTGCGGCATCCAGCTGGAAAAGCCGGTCAATGTGCGTGAACTGCCGGGTTTTGCCGAAGGCGTGGTCTCGGTACAGGACTGGGGCGCGCAGCAGGCTGCCGTGCTGCTCGACTTGCAGCCCGGACAGCGGGTACTGGATGCCTGTGCCGCTCCCGGCGGCAAAACCTGCCATATGCTGGAGCTGGCCGATCTGCAACTGACTGCGCTGGACATCGATGCCCAGCGACTGGAGCGGGTGGCCGACAATCTGCAGCGCTGCGGGCTGAGTGCCAGCCTGCAGGCCGCGGATGCCGGCCGCAGCGCCGACTGGTGGGATGGCCAGCCGTTTGACCGCATTCTGGCCGACGTGCCCTGCTCGGCATCTGGGGTGGTGCGCCGTCATCCGGACATCAAGTGGCTGCGTCGCCCCGGCGATTTTGCCGCGCTGGCGCGCCAGCAGGCAGTGATGGTTGACACGCTATGGGGGCTACTCGCCTCCGGGGGCAAAATGCTTTACGCTACGTGCTCGATTTTTCCGGAAGAAAATCAGCAGCAGCTGGCCGCATTCCTGGCGCGTCATTCCGATGCCGAATGCCTGAATCAGCAACAACTGTTGCCCTGTGAGCGTCATGACGGTTTCTATTACGCGCTGCTTGCGAAACATTAGCCTGGTGTTATGGCTACTGGTCTGTGCCGTCAACACGGCGCAGGCCGATGGCATTCTTGCGCGCCGCGCCGATGCCGAGCTGACCCAGGATGGCCAGCTGTCGCTCAGTACCCGCTTTCAGACCAAACTGTCCAGTGGCCTGAGCGATGCCCTGGGGCAGGGCGTGGTCCTGACTTTCCGGCTGGAATTCGAACTCACCCGGCCGCGCAGTACCGCTTACTATCTCAACCTGAAAGAATGGTTCGAGCCGCATGCCAGCCTGGCTTTCAAGCTGTCCTACCAGCCACTGACCAGTCGTTACCGCATTACCATCGGCAGTTTTTCCAATTATTACCGCACCCTGGCTGAAGCCATGGGCGCGCTCGGCTCGATTCAGGACTGGCGCGTCTTGCAAAGCGGTGCGCTCGATCCGCGCAGCGCCGGCAGTGTCGCTGGCCGGGTGCGGCTGGTGCTGGACATCAGTGAGCTGCCCAAGCCATTCCAGATCAATGCCCTGGGCTCGGGGGAGTGGAGTCTGTCTTCCAACTGGACGGCCATCAGCATGAAAGATGGCAGCTGATGCGTTACGCAGCCATTGCTCTGGCAACGTTCGGCGCCATCATGCTTTACCTGCTGGCGGTAGCCACC is from Aquitalea aquatilis and encodes:
- a CDS encoding DUF4390 domain-containing protein yields the protein MLWLLVCAVNTAQADGILARRADAELTQDGQLSLSTRFQTKLSSGLSDALGQGVVLTFRLEFELTRPRSTAYYLNLKEWFEPHASLAFKLSYQPLTSRYRITIGSFSNYYRTLAEAMGALGSIQDWRVLQSGALDPRSAGSVAGRVRLVLDISELPKPFQINALGSGEWSLSSNWTAISMKDGS
- the rsmB gene encoding 16S rRNA (cytosine(967)-C(5))-methyltransferase RsmB; amino-acid sequence: MHRIQQLAADVLGQVESGHTLTEALAQAQRQGSELTPQERAALQDICYGSLRQLARLRFWLRRLVPKALPEPQLERVLLVALYQLVYTRAADYAIVNEAVKLSERLARGKFKALVNGVLRNFLRQREEMLRLADKDLEAATNHPRWWIKAVQQAYPQQWSSVLEWNNSHPPMTLRVNARKSTVAGYLAQLEALGMAASALDDICGIQLEKPVNVRELPGFAEGVVSVQDWGAQQAAVLLDLQPGQRVLDACAAPGGKTCHMLELADLQLTALDIDAQRLERVADNLQRCGLSASLQAADAGRSADWWDGQPFDRILADVPCSASGVVRRHPDIKWLRRPGDFAALARQQAVMVDTLWGLLASGGKMLYATCSIFPEENQQQLAAFLARHSDAECLNQQQLLPCERHDGFYYALLAKH